ATACTCTTTTCCTCACCTTTGCAAACGGCGATCAGAGGGTATATGACGCGCGTCCGCTCTTGCAGAAGGAATTGTATGCCGCCCTCAAGAATCCTGTCTTTTTCCTGCGCGCAAAGGCATCATGCGGCACGGTCGTTTGGAGCGATGAAATCGATATTGCGCCGGAGCACCTCTATGAGAGAAGCCTGCCGATTCATGATCATCCTGAAGCGGCAAAGATATAAGCGAAGCCCTGCAAAGATACCGCATGATCGGCTTCCCTGCATTGCTCACATGCGCCCTCCTTTGCGCGTGACAATACAATCGGACTGCAAAAAAACAAAAAAGCAGCTGCACCGCCCATGCAGCTGCTTTTTCATATTCACTTCTGTCCGCTTCCGCAGCGTACGATTTTCCTCCGATGTCCGCAAATCAAGGAAGCGCGGATTCTCCGAACGTTTCCCTTGTACGGAAATACGCTTCCGCCTCTTCTTTGAGCTTTTCGGCAAAATAAGGCGCCAATCCGACGTATGCCTCCGGACGCATCAGCTTGCTGATCTCATCCCCGCTCAACACGGCATGCACACGCGGCTCTTCCTCCAGCAGCCGTGCCAAGGGAATGCCCTCCTCAAACGCGCGCCGCGATAGGGTGTGCACGATGTCATGAGCCGTCTGCCGCCCAAGCTCCTGCGCGAGCTTCATCATCACGGCCTCGGAATAGATCAGCCCGTGCAGCGCGTCCAGGTTCCGCCGCATCTCCCGCGGGTGGACCTGCAGCCCATTCATGAGTCCGATTGCCTTCGTAAGCGACGCGTCCAAGAGGGAAAACGCCTGCTCGAAGAGGAGGCTCTCTACGGATGCGCTGCGCGGATCGCGCTCGTGCTCGGTCTCGAGAGCGCCGAGCATGACATCCGCGCAGCCGCGAATCAGCTTCGCGTTCGTGCTGAGCTCCATCGCGCGGAACGGGTTCCGCTTGTGCGGCATCGTGCTGCTGCCGACGCTGCCCTCGCCCTGTGCCTCTTCGAGCTCCCGCACCTCGGACTTTTGAAGGGCGTAGACCTCTGTCCCGATCTTGCCGAGCGTCGCCGCCATGATGGCGAGATTGGAGAGGAGCTCCGCGTTGTGACTGCGCGAGGACGACCACGCAATCGGCGGCTGTGCCAGCTTCAGCCGGCGCAGGAAGCCCTCCTGCACGCGCAGTCCGTCTTCTCCGAGCGATGCCAAGGTCCCGACGGCACCGCCGAATTGTCCTTTGAATACGCGCTTTTCAGCCTCGCGCATGCGGTCGATGTCATCGCGCAGCTCAAAGCCCCAAACGGCAATCTTATAGCCGAGCGTGATGGGCATTGCCTGCTGCCCGTTCGAGCGTCCCGCCATGACGAGATCCTTATGCCGGAAGGCGCTCTCCGC
This portion of the Selenomonas sp. TAMA-11512 genome encodes:
- a CDS encoding DUF2442 domain-containing protein, encoding MKHPVWEIINVVPRRDYTLFLTFANGDQRVYDARPLLQKELYAALKNPVFFLRAKASCGTVVWSDEIDIAPEHLYERSLPIHDHPEAAKI
- a CDS encoding adenylosuccinate lyase family protein → MSIYDTSTMQDMYFTTPEMKRIFSDAHRVQRQMDCEAALAETEAELGIIPQDAAAEIVKKSKAKYLDFDALRADMVRTGHPFVALVHAYKVICDGSAGEYVHWGATTQDILDTAAVLQVRDAYEIIMARVEELYRLLAESAFRHKDLVMAGRSNGQQAMPITLGYKIAVWGFELRDDIDRMREAEKRVFKGQFGGAVGTLASLGEDGLRVQEGFLRRLKLAQPPIAWSSSRSHNAELLSNLAIMAATLGKIGTEVYALQKSEVRELEEAQGEGSVGSSTMPHKRNPFRAMELSTNAKLIRGCADVMLGALETEHERDPRSASVESLLFEQAFSLLDASLTKAIGLMNGLQVHPREMRRNLDALHGLIYSEAVMMKLAQELGRQTAHDIVHTLSRRAFEEGIPLARLLEEEPRVHAVLSGDEISKLMRPEAYVGLAPYFAEKLKEEAEAYFRTRETFGESALP